The region AGGCCAGGAGAGGCCTCACCAGAAAATGGAAGAAGCAAAAACTAAATCGCAAGCTTAAAATCAAAATCGCTGAAATCACACAACAAGCAGAGGAATACGCGtggaccttggccaagaacaaCTGGCTAACCAAGTGCGACTCACTGAGAGGCGGGCTTGGCGCCAAGTCCGCGTGGAACctcctgcgttgcctgatcgagcccagCAAGACGAGGGGAGAGCAAAAGCGGAACCTGAAGAGAGCACTCCACGGCTATGCAGGTACGGATGAGCAGGTGGTGACAGCCCTCGCGAGCAAATACCTCTGTACGACCAAAGATGACGAACCTGTGCTACATTATCAAGGCAAGGATAATCCGGAACTCGACAGAGACTTCGATGAAGAAGAAATACAGGCGGCGTTACTAAGCATGAGAAGAGGTACGGCGCCAGGACATGACAAAATCACGGTAGGCTTGCTTGCCAACATGAACAAGAAGATGCTAAGCCACCTGACGGTTTACATCAATGAGTGCTGGAGAACTGGCAAACTCCCCCTGGCGTGGAAATCGGCAGACGTCAGCTTTATCCCTAAGCCAGGCAAAGAGGTAAGCATTAACAACCTCCGTCCGATTTCGCTCACTTCATGTGCCGGCAAGCTGATGGAGAAAGCAGTGCATACCAGGCTTTCAGCGTATTTGGAGGAAAACGATTTGATGCCCCACACCATGTTTGGCTTTCGGGAGCGCCTACCCACGCAAGACGTACTGTTGCAGCTCAAGATGGAAGTTATTGACCCACCCAGCAAACGCAATAGTAGAGCCATCTTAGCCCTGGATCTCAAGGGTGctttcgataatgtgaagcactCAAAAATACTGGACAACCTGCGGAAGACACAATGTGGAAGAAGGACTTTTGAATACGTCAGAGACTTTCTACAAGACAGACGAACTCATGTAAGAGGCCCTATGGGCACTAGGGgtacgccacaaggagcagtcctctctcctctgctcttcaacatcgccCTTATGAATTTGCCGGAACAACTCGATCGCATAGAGGGAATTCGGCACGccctctatgcagacgacatcactatTTGGGTGACCAAGGGCAGTCTGGGGCAGATGGAAGAGGCGCTTCAAGAGGCTGCTTCGATGGTCCAAAGATATGCCGAGGAGTGCGGACTGCACTGCTCTCCGGAAAAATCGGCTCTTTTCATCatgcgcagacgacaagatgaaGCCCCGGTAGAAATTAGGGTTCACGACGCCGCAATCCCTGAAGTGGAGACATTGCGTATCCTGGGACTACTGCTTAACAACAAGGGTGCCAACTCAGAAATGATTGCTAAGCTCCGTACGACATGCGAACAAGTAATACGTATGATCACTCGTATCACCAATAAGACGAGAGGGATGATGGAAAATGACACTCTTCGGTTGGTCCAAGCCTTTATACTCAGCCGAATCGTGTACGTGGCTCCGTACCTTCGGATGAGGAAGTGCGATTTAAATCATTTCGATGTCATCCTTAGAACAGCATATAAGAAGGCGCTGGGACTGTCGGTCAAAACATCTACGGAGCGCTTGCTGCAgttgggggtgcacaacacaacaGATGAGCTAATTGAGGCCCACCTATTAAGTCAATATGCCAGATTggcaggaacgaaaacggggcgCAAGGTGCTGGAGGACTTGAAAATCAGCTGCCCTTACCACACAGCAGCAAGACAAGACATCCCGAAAGAGTGGAGGAGGAaagtttgcgacactgcgcctgccgaaaaacatgcaccctgaatatcaTCAAGCAAGGAGGAGGGCGAGAGCCAAGAAGATGGACGGGATCTATTCTAAAATAGagggagccttcttcgtggatgCTGCGGGTCCTGTAGGAGGGGTCTCGACAATAGCCGTTGTGCATCAAGGGAAGACGGTCAGTGGACTTTCTGTTCGGCACGGGGAAATTGCAGAATAGGAAGAGGTGGCGATTGCTATGGCAGCTTCGCATCCTAATTCCGAATACATCATTACGGATTCGCAAACTGCATATAGAAATTACATGCGGGGCAGAATTGCGCCGCTAGCTTGTAGGATTCTGAAACAATCTGGGGTCTTCGCTTCGCGCAAAGAGCTGATTTGGGTGCCAGGTCATCAGGGAGTAGAGGGAAATGAGCGTGcacacgccgccgcccgagctTTCCTCACCCGGggtccctcctcctccctccccgtAGAACCGGAACTCCCATTGCCATTAGTAACTTATGCAGATGTATTACAGCACTTGCGCCTATCGCGACGAAAATACCCGGGCCCTGCCAAAGGATTAGATAAATCAGAAGAATGTCTTCTACGGAGATTACAAACCATGTCATTTAGCAATCCAGTAAAGCTACATGCTGTCGAGTCACAATCCTTTTCAGCCGAATGTAAATTCTGCGGGCAGAAAGCAGATttgtaccatatggtatgggcctgTCAGGCTAATAGTGCCTTAGAAACCACAACAGCCAACATGGGAAGGATGGGAGGCAGCCCTGTCCAGCTCAACCCTCGAGGACCAGCAAGCCCTCGTGAGAAGAGCCAGGGCGGCGGCCTTAGTCAACGGAATCCCGGAATAAGGATCCGACCACCCTTCCCCTAACTCCGCTCTCCCTTTCctgtcaataaaatgttttcatcatcatcatcttgggCTCGAtgcactcttgccctcgacccactacctacaggtggcaatatcccccttCCGAAcgaaagcatcgcctcgatgctaaaaataaataggcgtaagaagaaaaagaaggctgGCAAGGcgaaagtaaaaacaaaaaattaacgtcacgccggcacagtcaatgaacgctgAAGCAAGCTCACGAAGATagatgaaaagcagaaacaaagagGGGAATgagataaaaaaaagcaaaagaaagaaagttgcggacgcgcaatgtacagtacggtccactcttagagggaacaGGCGAACGCGTGGCCGGCAGCCTGCGCTGCGCTAGCTGGCGGCGAGATTTGTAAACGTGGCGCATGCGCATAGAGTCGTCAGGGCGGCGCGTGCCCcgcttcgtctgcttcttcgacGCCCCTGCGCTCAGCAAGCGCTGGAGAGCGATCCGTTTTTCCGCGGTGGGATTTATCTAACCGCCACTCTGCCTGCAGCTCGTCGGGTAATCATcaagcagaaaaacaaaaacaaaggttTTGTTTGTTGCTGCAGTCTCTCGCCAGTTTTAGCTCGACTTAGTTCTTGCTCGTTGAAGAAACGTCCACAGAAGCTCCATAGTTCGGATATTTGTGATGTCAATTAGACAAGAATTTTTTAAACTTATTCTGTTACACTCACACGTGCGCGCAATGACATAAGGTGTGCATATAGAACGACGCATGAAAGTAAACGTGGAGGAGAAAATTTGGCAGAGGGTATTTAGGCCCAGAACAAGCCACACGACTTTAGAAGGATGCAAAGCTGGTGTGTTGGCACACATCCATGCTCTGttaaacgaaacaaaaaaaaaaagaaaaacgcagacTTGTGCGAGGAAAATAGGACCAAGCGCTGCTCTCAGATGATAAAATTTACACGAATAATTTGTTTTGGAGCCACCCCAAACTGTGCAATTCTGAAAAAGTGATAACGAAGCCTGTCACTTCCGCAACGTCGTGTCATTGCTAACGGATAAGCTAGTCATATGTTTTCACACACTGCAGCAACATATGTTTTCACACACTGCAGCAACTGGCCACTTTTCATAACAGCGGTGTTACACGAGAAGGTCCCGTAAGGCAAGATTCGATCCCATGTattgtgttggacgtcgatgtatATTGAGAGCATGTCTGTGCCCGTCTTATTCAGTGGCTCGGTACGTCCGTTGGTCTGCGTAAgatacgcggtcgtcttgcgatgccagGTGCtgcttaattcaaaaacttcgtccataagctgcactgtgaatgctgtctctctgtctgttattacagtggaggaaGCACtatgacgcaagacgatgtggcgcatgaagaattgcgttacctctgaggccgtggttcgtgggatcgcctgcgtcttaGCATAGCGttttaaataatcagtcgcgacgatcacccatttgttgccgtcggcagacagaggaaactgtccgagaatgtccatgccgacttagtcgaaaggcgtgtgaggtgcttcaattggctgaagtaagccagccggcttgacggatggtgtcttgcggcgctggcattcacgacagccgtTAACGTacactgtttgacgcttgccgaaagcccggaccAATAGTATATTTCGCTTACTTTatcgagtgttcgtgaaaagcctaaatgaccagatgtcgctTCGTCacggcaagcgaagaggacgtcgtcccGCATGTTTCTTGGAACCACCAGAAGGTAAGCAACGAACGGGCATTCTTCTCATACaacacgttgtctcgcagacagaaggacgtcaacgAGCGGGATAGACGGCGTGGTATGGCTATGCCGCGGCCCTCtgaatgatcgatgatcggtggAATCTCAGCGTTGttacgctgccgtctgctcaagtctgacaaactaatggcgcccaggaagccgtcatcgtcctctgtttcctgactgacaggatcaatgggtgcgcgggacagcgtgtcagcgtcttcatgcttatgACCAGACCTATATACGATGGTTATGTCAAATtcccgggagggaggaggggcactgcgctcaaaaagacgacgacgctcgagccattgctgctgatgatggtTTTTTCAACACGTGGACACGATCCTCggggactgagcccttaacagcttcgctgtaaaaaacgcCAAAGTTGCCCTTTAAGACTCCCGACTTTGCTATAGACGTACCGACGTCATGAAATGTTCAAGGACGGCTAGACAGGCCCCAGATCGAGAAGACTGCAGAGGTGCCCTTTAATGAAGGTTATATCCCCTCCAAGTCGTTTCTTGAAGATTTCCAGTGAGAAGAGTcatttttttgcgcaagtaatgtccgcctcttcgagtagaccagctccttaattagaattgggctatctgccaaaAGCAACCTTtgataaattttgaaagtgttcactgaaacaccctgtataaccaTGCACTGTGCTGCATGACTTGCCCTGATAGCATCTTATTCAGAAACAAAGACAAATTAGCTTGCGCATAAGAGAGCTATCTGCCTATACTTGCGTCGCTGGTGAAACTGCACACGAATGTTAACTAAGGATAGTCAAGCGACGAACAAATCTTCTTTCAAAATCACTTATTTTCCCGTATAGCGATTAATTTCTGTTAAAACCACGAACAATTGCCTTTCATCACAAACAGAAATATGACAGTTTCTGAAATGAAataatgtacgttttttttcattgaaatacATTTACAGTAGTAAAAATAggcaatttccttttctttctatttatttatttggtttagtacatacatacataaatactgAAGAAAGTAGACAGGACAACGGCGCCGCGgcagctcaattggtaagagcatcacacgcgtgaTGCGAAGACATAGGTTCGGATCCAACCTGCCGCCAGTTGTGTTTTCATGCACTTTTATTTTCACTTTTTCAATAATTTCTACATCTAAATTTAAATTAATTTCCCTCTATTCTTTCCTTGTTGTCATTGTCTGTTGGATGCATGTTGTTGTTGATCTAAAAGAGTCACTGGTGTTTCCCAAGTTTTATTTCAAGTGTTTTATTGCAGCGTCTGAGGCGTAAGTATTTTGACCAATGCAATTATAATAAGTTTAATACGAATATGATATGGTTCGTCCCAGCCTTCACAGTAGCGCTGAGGTTTTGTTATGGCAGGTAAAACACAAGGGGATCTGGTCTATTTATGGCCTTAATCATAAGCTTTGAATCAGCTGAAATTCGGTAAGAATTCCGTTATAAGAGTGCACACTGCTAGCATGTGTGTTTTTGGACGATTACTTCTAGGTACAAAATACTTTAACTTTATACGTAATACATATTCCAAGGCCAGTTCTAAAGAACTTAATTTCGATCGAAAACCGTCAAGTATTGGCTGCGAGATCGAGCGTAGTAGTGGCGCGGCGGACAGTGGTTGAACCATGCATATAGTGTGGATGGCGTCTCGCGTcgtttattgcggtagcaatgatatggacatttaaactggatttctgccgtcggcgtcgccgtcgccgtgaggttccgtatagataacatcatcgccgcgcgccgtatgcccgagcggtagcgtgcgggggacgcgcgctatcacggagagcgaacgcacggcggaacgcaaacgcgaccgtcgtgcgtgggggtatgggggggagggagggaggcggggcgacgctgcgctccggctccaaaggcctatcttgcaaccgggcgcaaggggaacttcccactcaatctcccacgcgccagcaaggaagcgggacggcagcgccggagggagcggggggggggggggggggggcgcacttctactctgccaacaaccgcgctcgtcgctcgccggccgcactgtctcttatctccacacggctctgacctttatgcgccgtgcattcgtcgctcagtttccgttgaagcgatagaccgcacgcaccttcgcccgctgcggcgtatgcttgcagccagcgttttgacagtcgttgtctgcagtcattcagtgtgatctattcgtgtttgtttgtgcgcgctcacaccacgcttgttcattcagttagtaatagtcgggccacattttccaacgcacgctacacatgcaatgctgcccggatcggcagtgcagcgctacaggtgtgtcccttcgcacgcgctgcccacgggaagcgcttctcatcaacaccaccgtttcacacgcgccttctcgtggtcatcgagtctctcttcatgtcggtctacttacgccgcagcacacctggttacttaatcagctcatgtttactacaattcatattgctaccaaagccgctcaccttacttcgtgtcacattgctgagttgctatcgcattcattgcttcgcccttagggcgaaattgtgacatttttaCATCGTCGCACCTTACGTACGCCAAATTATATCAATTTTGTTACTGCTTTGGGTTTCAAGCAcgttataaaaaaagaaaatttatgaTTACCTTAAATGAATGAAGTTGTCACAGTTAGACGTAAATGCAGCCCTCCAGTGCCTCCTTATCGCAATGTGCTGATCGTTCTGCAATTTTTGTGATACCAGGAAACATAAGTGAGGCAGCGTGAAGATCACTcagtagtagaaaaaaaaagctgaaccATTCATATCAGACTGTGTGATACGCTTGTTCTTAGACGTATAACTGCATGAATGTCGCTTACTGGTTAGACTACTAACATTAGCAATCACTGAGCTGTCCTTTTTATTATGTTGTTCAGATCCCACAACGGAGAACTTATTTTGCCTTGCAAGCTACTTTGGTGCATCGATTCTCTGCTACAATAGGAAGACGAAAATATGGTATTGCAGCAGGATCACGTGTGCCATGGCAAGTACGAAGGATGCCATAATACTGAGTTGCCGGCGGCTATTGCAATGCGCAATTTAGTGCGCTGCTCCTAGCTTGAGGGCAAGCAGCGGAAATTACTTGATAAAAAGCTTGGAATGTGATTCAACCTCTCGTTGAAGTCGGTCAAAGACAGTCTCCCTGATCGAGTTGGGGCATGAGATAACGACAGAGTCACTGCACACTGCACTCTATCGCGTCATCCCTCGCGTAAGGGGAGTAGTTAGAGGGTCGAACTGCTTAacgttattttttcttctttttttcttacagcgaagttgttaaggtatagttcccccaggatcgtgtccgcgtgcaggaaaaaaaagtatcatcatcagcattcgctcgagcaccgtcgtcttcttccgcagctggctcgttggctcccctcggtttgcgctcgtgccactgctcccgcgttcgtcgtcgtcatcgtcttctttcacagctggctgcgttgccgctaatcattctagcgtagaatttcacttc is a window of Dermacentor silvarum isolate Dsil-2018 chromosome 4, BIME_Dsil_1.4, whole genome shotgun sequence DNA encoding:
- the LOC119449232 gene encoding uncharacterized protein LOC119449232 is translated as MGEPSAGALGEAVVQQTSMMGPSQTPDAETKRAATRGQARLADWSRFRESKDPQLNSPIEEYEKWAESLLAAREKVTKTLQTSEDVPAVDNHLLHLWEARRGLTRKWKKQKLNRKLKIKIAEITQQAEEYAWTLAKNNWLTKCDSLRGGLGAKSAWNLLRCLIEPSKTRGEQKRNLKRALHGYAGTDEQVVTALASKYLCTTKDDEPVLHYQGKDNPELDRDFDEEEIQAALLSMRRGTAPGHDKITVGLLANMNKKMLSHLTVYINECWRTGKLPLAWKSADVSFIPKPGKEVSINNLRPISLTSCAGKLMEKAVHTRLSAYLEENDLMPHTMFGFRERLPTQDVLLQLKMEVIDPPSKRNSRAILALDLKGAFDNVKHSKILDNLRKTQCGRRTFEYVRDFLQDRRTHVRGPMGTRGTPQGAVLSPLLFNIALMNLPEQLDRIEGIRHALYADDITIWVTKGSLGQMEEALQEAASMVQRYAEECGLHCSPEKSALFIMRRRQDEAPVEIRVHDAAIPEVETLRILGLLLNNKGANSEMIAKLRLHERVAPPENGGDAPALKEALETENFTLAPSRPTAGSGQRSSRTHSSVSQKITTWESVPTRDEGRLPEVPGGPTQLPVETTEASTRGPLLLCTVGPSLQEQSIPPDGICDQLFYTSVHVMRRTVHSVHDELGWLRFKEAMAAVSQPGTTGGLAFDVR